Proteins encoded together in one Branchiostoma lanceolatum isolate klBraLanc5 chromosome 11, klBraLanc5.hap2, whole genome shotgun sequence window:
- the LOC136444674 gene encoding fatty acid-binding protein 2, liver-like, which yields MPITDFNGTWKAKSNDNLDAYLTAAGVPAEFWDTIKSGTVTHEFSQSGDSVTWTNSGNDGRSVTNTFKFGQAFSETGLDGKSRQTTITYDGGKLTSTCADMDGKGTQGRIVREVAGNNLTETTTFGSTTAKLVYQK from the exons ATGCCGATCACAGACTTTAACGGGACCTGGAAAGCCAAGAGCAACGACAATTTGGACGCCTATTTAACAGCAGCAG GCGTCCCTGCGGAGTTTTGGGACACCATCAAGTCGGGGACGGTGACGCACGAGTTCTCTCAGTCAGGGGACAGTGTGACGTGGACTAACTCTGGGAACGACGGCCGCTCCGTCACCAACACCTTCAAGTTCGGACAGGCCTTCAGCGAGACCGGCCTGGACGGGAAAAGCCGCCAG ACCACCATTACGTACGACGGCGGCAAACTGACCAGCACCTGTGCGGACATGGACGGGAAGGGGACCCAGGGACGCATCGTCAGGGAGGTGGCGGGAAACAACCTCACGGAA acGACAACGTTTGGTTCCACTACGGCCAAGCTTGTGTACCAGAAGTAG
- the LOC136445174 gene encoding E3 ubiquitin-protein ligase Topors-like: protein CISHSSDEGSSRVQKPAPASQSPDHNCSICLQQFQNKAFTDNCFHSFCYACIKEWSKVKATCPLCKTDFQSIIHTVKSIDDYQQDYLLPLGNGAFGTIDGQRFRYRTTLNLGRRMITESRRRIDEQMAIFHSYARHETIHCGRYRPERRMSAISIRKRVYSRGLRARGVQGDEGRTRDISAQFYRSNPAVTHRLVPWLSRELEALVASRDIVDFLLQLIVTVIQQVDLGSSTIKHTLEPYLLHRTDHFLHEFMTFAKYPFDMAAFDRNVIYESPIFGDVSPISPPHTPNLDRLTPPELHNIGPTPYVPSASGIADIPTSYMNWAPRHSTWDSPSVTPRTRPGRSVTSTSGWDDETPGPSGLNPDLETTVPPPPPTTATVKTEPEPEEVSQPRPVKTEQSPVHSPAYSSSGDSVVFTGYIKPLAERTPDAFISLSSESEDEASQDKDTTLQDNKNTKASPRRRYRSRSRNRRSRSRSRSREGRYKNLSRRNRSRSRTRRSRSSSSGRGHVRSRSRPRDRSKGRHQRSRSRSRRRSYSRSPSISWSRNREKERLLSKPGGKRKQKTRHLESSPASSYRASHRENTTSSQRSSSHSTYQPAASRSKDMGHERRDQTRSHRSRSRERSCRSTSKDKSNRSKVKERSHRSRSKDRSPVSRERDRHQYRGHSHRSRSSDRAQISYQKSPHSGDGQSSLVRYSGTYKNQGRTRRRSRSSSLEVTYEGKKKHDKYEYQKYSYSHRKHDNDSEVEVTFCKMSSKESRTSKHHHHHKSKKKHKHRKKSKKHKKSKDREKNTAKKTGDVSSTDEESSVGDVECLSTISVSEKGDGVDTTEEGQDQTVPVVIDQTQDTGDSNINKAQDSQKVQHRQEGNNGNQDNVPCELRHGDEKDSSCAGKNSLSRTEVNLSEEHTVTGALDSQTNSRHTSVGLGSIGSANVSDSGKDGPCTDSFLRKNDDKSPVCQSERRVISRSPEQEVMSQEGMMEQEVTSPEGMLPQGVDETVESTSSGSHRRIVLALKCQDERRIVISRNGGEGS from the exons tgtatttccCACAGCTCGGATGAGGGCAGTAGTAGGGTACAGAAGCCAGCCCCAGCCTCTCAGTCCCCCGACCACAACTGTTCCATTTGTCTGCAACAGTTCCAGAACAAGGCCTTCACAGACAACTGTTTCCACTCCTTCTGTTACGCCTGCATCAAGGAGTGGTCAAAG GTTAAGGCGACATGTCCCCTGTGCAAGACTGATTTCCAGTCCATCATCCACACTGTGAAGTCCATTGATGACTACCAGCAGGACTACCTCCTGCCACTGGGAAATGGGGCCTTCGGTACCATTGATGGCCAGAGGTTCAG GTACAGAACCACGCTCAATTTAGGGCGGCGGATGATCACGGAATCACGAAGAAGAATCGACGAGCAGATGGCCATCTTCCACAGCTACGCCCGCCATGAGACGATCCACTGCGGCCGCTATCGCCCTGAAAGGAGGATGTCCGCAATCTCAATACGCAAACGGGTGTACTCCCGGGGACTGCGGGCGAGGGGTGTGCAGGGGGATGAGGGCAGGACTAGGGACATCTCAGCACAGTTTTACAGGAGTAACCCGGCTGtgacacacag GCTTGTGCCCTGGCTGAGTCGCGAGCTGGAAGCGTTGGTGGCCAGTAGGGATATTGTAGACTTCCTACTACAGCTCATTGTAACAGTCATTCAACAG GTTGACTTGGGAAGTTCCACAATCAAGCACACTCTGGAACCATACCTCCTCCACAGAACTGACCACTTCCTGCATGAGTTCATGACTTTCGCCAAGTACCCTTTCGATATGGCTGCCTTTGACAGAAACGTCATTTACGAGTCTCCCATTTTTGGCGACGTCTCACCGATATCTCCACCGCATACGCCAAATCTTGACCGTTTGACTCCTCCCGAGCTTCACAACATTGGCCCTACACCATACGTGCCTTCAGCCAGCGGTATTGCTGATATCCCAACGTCGTACATGAACTGGGCACCCAGGCACTCGACATGGGACAGCCCCTCGGTTACCCCTAGGACCCGGCCTGGCAGGTCGGTGACCAGTACATCCGGGTGGGATGACGAGACTCCTGGGCCTTCAGGGCTGAACCCTGACCTTGAGACAACTGtgcctccccctccccctacaaCAGCTACGGTTAAGACAGAGCCAGAACCAGAGGAAGTATCACAGCCTCGGCCTGTCAAGACTGAACAAAGCCCTGTACACAGCCCTGCTTACAGCTCTAGTGGGGACTCTGTTGTCTTCACCGGCTACATCAAACCACTTGCAGAAAGGACTCCGGATGCATTCATAAGTCTATCATCAGAGTCAGAGGATGAAGCTTCTCAAGACAAGGACACAACACTTCAAGACAACAAGAACACAAAGGCTTCACCCAGGAGAAGGTATCGCTCAAGGTCAAGGAAcaggaggtcaaggtcaagaagTAGATCAAGGGAGGGGAGGTACAAGAACTTGTCCAGAAGGAACAGGTCAAGAAGTAGGACTAGAAGGAGTCGATCCAGTTCCAGTGGCAGAGGTCATGTTAGGTCAAGGAGTAGGCCAAGGGACAGGTCAAAGGGTAGACATCAAAGGTCTCGGAGCAGGTCAAGGAGACGATCCTACAGCAGGTCGCCAAGTATAAGCTGGTCCAGGAACAGAGAAAAAGAGAGGCTATTGAGCAAGCCAGGGGGGAAAAGGAAACAGAAGACAAGGCACCTGGAGAGTTCCCCAGCTTCATCTTACAGGGCAAGTCATAGAGAGAATACAACATCTTCACAGAGAAGCTCTTCTCACTCCACATATCAGCCTGCTGCATCAAGATCAAAGGACATGGGTCATGAAAGAAGGGACCAAACTAGGTCACACAGGTCAAGATCCAGGGAAAGGTCATGCAGGTCAACATCAAAGGACAAGtccaacaggtcaaaggttaaagaGAGATCTCATAGGTCAAGGTCAAAGGACAGGTCACCAGTCTCAAGGGAGAGAGACCGTCATCAGTATAGAGGTCATTCACACAGGTCAAGGTCATCAGACAGAGCTCAAATATCATATCAGAAGTCTCCTCATTCTGGAGATGGACAGAGTTCACTGGTAAGGTACTCAGGCACGTACAAGAACCAGGGTCGGACGCGCCGCCGCAGTCGCAGCTCCAGTCTGGAGGTCACCTACGAGGGAAAGAAGAAACACGACAAGTACGAGTACCAGAAGTACAGCTACAGCCACAGGAAACACGACAACGACTCGGAAGTGGAGGTCACCTTCTGCAAGATGTCTTCAAAAGAGTCCAGAACAAGtaagcaccaccaccaccacaagAGTAAGAAGAAACACAAGCATAGGAAGAAGAGCAAGAAGCACAAAAAGTCCAAGGACAGGGAGAAAAACACTGCTAAAAAAACTGGTGATGTTTCTTCAACAGATGAGGAGAGTAGTGTTGGTGATGTAGAGTGTTTGAGTACCATATCTGTGTCTGAGAAAGGTGATGGCGTAGATACCACTGAAGAGGGACAAGACCAGACCGTTCCAGTTGTGATAGATCAAACTCAGGACACGGGAGACAGTAACATTAACAAGGCACAGGACAGTCAGAAAGTACAACACAGGCAAGAAGGCAACAATGGTAATCAGGACAATGTGCCTTGTGAGCTGAGACATGGTGATGAAAAGGACTCTTCCTGTGCAGGCAAGAATTCTTTAAGTAGGACTGAAGTAAACCTATCAGAAGAACATactgtgacaggggctttagacagTCAGACTAATTCAAGACATACTTCTGTTGGTTTAGGTTCTATTGGCTCAGCAAATGTGTCAGATAGTGGCAAAGATGGTCCTTGTACAGATAGCTTCCTTAGAAAAAATGATGACAAGTCACCTGTGTGCCAATCAGAGAGAAGGGTCATCAGCAGGTCACCTGAACAGGAAGTGATGTCACAAGAAGGAATGATGGAACAGGAAGTGACATCACCAGAAGGAATGTTGCCACAGGGTGTTGATGAAACAGTTGAGAGTACCTCATCAGGGTCCCACAGGAGGATAGTCCTTGCACTGAAGTGCCAGGATGAGAGGAGAATTGTGATCTCAAGAAATGGTGGGGAGGGGAGCTGA
- the LOC136445309 gene encoding trehalase-like, whose protein sequence is MHTLNRYHVLVGKSRPEAWRLDERTARSLQRGADPADFHSHVATAVESGWEFSSRWLADVGPQARRLASIRTRNIVPVDLNAMMCLNEVALSRIYQRAGDRRKAGYYNNAAARRRVAMDKVMWSERRGAWFDYDLQAEGRRDRFYMSNIWPLWAKCYGNGMGDANVEARVLSYLKQYTDVLNYTGGVPASLQESGQTWDYPYGAAPNHFVLIEALSVSQLTEAKNAALNLTRKWLETNYRDWVHTGNMWDTYNVITGRHPGHSEEEEEVKDGYGWTNGVALHLLDKYGNLLKAPDVSGARDNHAPTALLLIGCLVSVLLTML, encoded by the exons ATGCACACACTCAACCGTTACCATGTCCTAGTGGGAAAATCAAG gccaGAGGCTTGGCGTTTAGACGAGCGAACAGCAAGATCTCTTCAACGTG GTGCGGACCCCGCTGACTTCCACTCCCACGTGGCCACAGCAGTGGAGTCGGGTTGGGAGTTTTCCTCTCGGTGGTTGGCTGACGTGGGTCCCCAGGCTCGCAGGCTTGCCAGTATCCGGACCCGTAACATCGTGCCCGTGGATCTAAACGCTATGATGTGTCTCAACGAGGTGGCATTGTCTCGCATATACCAAAGAGCAG GTGATCGCAGGAAAGCAGGGTACTACAACAACGCCGCAGCGCGCAGGCGCGTGGCTATGGATAAGGTCATGTGGAGTGAAAGGAGAGGGGCGTGGTTCGACTACGACTTACAGGCAGAGGGGAGGAGGGATAG GTTCTACATGTCTAACATATGGCCACTGTGGGCCAAGTGCTATGGCAACGGTATGGGAGATGCCAATGTAGAAGCTAGGGTCCTCAGCTACTTGAAG CAATACACGGATGTGCTGAACTACACGGGCGGCGTACCGGCCTCTCTACAGGAGAGCGGACAGACCTGGGACTACCCGTACGGCGCCGCGCCCAACCACTTCGTGCTGATCGAAGCCCTGTCCGTCAGTCAGCTGACGGAGGCCAAGAACGCGGCCTTGAACCTAACGCGCAAGTGGCTGGAGACTAATTACAGGGACTGGGTGCACACAGGGAACATGTGGGACACG TATAACGTGATCACAGGCCGACATCCAGGACACAgtgaggaggaagaggaagttAAG GATGGTTACGGATGGACCAATGGCGTGGCTCTGCACCTCCTGGACAAATACGGCAACCTCCTAAAGGCTCCCGACGTCAGCGGGGCACGTGACAATCACGCGCCCACCGCGCTTCTTCTCATTGGATGTCTGGTGTCGGTTTTGTTGACGATGCTTTAA
- the LOC136445308 gene encoding uncharacterized protein: MSKMDCLKLSAFAEKNGKNTMEDRHFTFRHRNGVYVAGVCDGHGGDFCSDFVARDLPPKLSAEMDYHVDHETAMRRAIRGTDWDLCSCLVGRWKKSGTTAVVSLITDSEIITAWAGDSQAVLVRPNTEAIPLVTVHRCADEKERERIHKAGGTVTCHKGQYRLNGALSVSRSLGDVEYRPGLTGVPEVTHTPLTGTEEYLVLGSDGLFDRLPLESIRHSVYRSYMRHNGCLNNVSKDLYVRAQNEGASDNITIITIFFTQQLSRPYQSEDELRRVSRLSHFAQWDDGTSEEEVLSDDKFSDESVGRSQDEDEDTAPSLQPPSTYYEVPAKSDKHQSILESSSLLAPTCKVITLCQNVASSTPARKAAVVVHRSFSSPPPVPANSPNPATDTPPSSPVVRVRSMEPRPPEPCLSKLYKPHMYDQWQRVPKKVKSVPSKAPLPLKKVSINDNTSLKSRQSANTTLRYDKKTAKKAPKAPGRATATHKVSSAPVLNMSESVSTKHLAPRETVSCSKHRELSSSGSSLARPKKSISQACGCGDEKPKKKKNIIRRALKSGKKTGQEVLEGGRKALKTSRQVLRTKVAWVGTHINRLGSAVSRKNRVNPLAPG; the protein is encoded by the exons ATGTCAAAGATGGATTGTCTTAAATTAAGTGCGTTTGCTGAGAAAAATGGAAAGAATACTATGGAGGACAGACATTTCACGTTCAGG CACCGAAATGGAGTCTACGTGGCGGGCGTGTGTGACGGGCACGGCGGCGATTTCTGTTCAGACTTCGTTGCCCGGGACCTCCCCCCAAAGCTCTCGGCTGAGATGGACTACCACGTGGACCACGAGACCGCCATGAGACGGGCCATCCGGGGGACGGACTGGGACTTGTGTTCTTGTCTGGTCGGGAGGTGGAAGAAGTCAGGAACAACGGCTGTTGTTTCTCTCATCACGGACTCGGAGATCATCACCGCGTGGGCCGGGGACAGCCAGGCCGTCCTGGTCAGGCCGAACACCGAGGCCATCCCTCTAGTTACCGTACACAG ATGTGCCGAcgagaaagagagagagcgaATTCATAAGGCAGGAGGAACAGTCACGTGTCATAAGGGACAGTATCGTCTGAACGGAGCTCTGAGTGTGTCACGATCCCTGGGAGACGTGGAGTATCGA CCTGGCCTAACTGGAGTGCCTGAGGTGACTCACACCCCACTAACTGGTACCGAGGAGTATCTGGTACTCGGTTCTGATGGGCTCTTTGATCGACTTCCGCTCGAATCCATCCGACACTCCGTCTATCGAAGTTACAT GAGACACAATGGGTGCCTAAACAACGTCTCCAAGGACTTGTACGTTCGTGCGCAGAATGAGGGCGCCAGTGATAACATCACGATCATCACCATCTTCTTCACACAACAGCTGTCCCGTCCGTACCAATCCGAGGACGAGTTGAGAAGAGTTAGCCGGTTGTCACATTTTGCGCAGTGGGATGATGGAACCTCGGAAGAGGAGGTCTTGTCTGATGACAAGTTTTCGGATGAATCCGTTGGAAGATCCCAGGATGAAGATGAGGACACCGCTCCGTCTTTACAACCGCCCTCCACCTACTACGAGGTTCCTGCGAAGTCTGACAAGCACCAGAGCATTCTAGAGAGCAGTTCATTGCTTGCACCAACTTGCAAAGTCATCACATTGTGCCAGAATGTAGCTTCAAGCACACCAGCTCGCAAGGCAGCAGTCGTTGTGCACCGATCATTCTCGTCCCCTCCTCCTGTGCCAGCTAACAGCCCAAACCCAGCAACTGACACTCCGCCATCCAGTCCGGTTGTCAGAGTACGCTCCATGGAGCCACGGCCACCCGAGCCTTGCCTGTCCAAATTGTACAAGCCCCACATGTACGACCAGTGGCAGAGAGTACCAAAGAAGGTCAAGTCAGTGCCTAGTAAGGCACCACTCCCTCTCAAAAAGGTGTCAATAAATGATAACACCTCCTTGAAATCTAGACAATCAGCAAACACTACACTGAGGTATGATAAGAAAACTGCCAAGAAGGCTCCCAAGGCACCCGGCCGGGCCACCGCCACGCATAAGGTGTCCTCAGCCCCAGTGCTGAATATGTCCGAGAGCGTCTCAACTAAGCATCTTGCTCCACGAGAGACGGTCAGCTGCTCAAAACATCGCGAGCTGTCATCGTCCGGTAGCAGCCTGGCAAGGCCAAAGAAGTCCATCTCACAAGCCTGCGGATGTGGAGACGAGaaaccaaagaagaagaagaacataatTAGAAGGGCCCTGAAGAGCGGCAAGAAGACGGGACAGGAAGTTTTGGAGGGCGGACGCAAGGCACTGAAGACGAGCCGACAAGTCCTGCGCACGAAGGTGGCCTGGGTGGGAACCCACATCAACCGCCTGGGCTCTGCAGTGTCGAGGAAGAACCGTGTGAATCCGCTTGCGCCAGGTTAA